The Pseudophryne corroboree isolate aPseCor3 chromosome 12, aPseCor3.hap2, whole genome shotgun sequence genomic sequence acccaaaagatggtgggaagccgtctgcctttgcagctatgctgcacaggcagagggctactcttaTCATGAGAGTGCTTCACTGTATAGCGATGCGCTCACATGTtagcgggggaggggggcatgacccgacatgcggggcagacgtgccttgtgctgggcatccccccacatggtaATGTGAAGGGTTGTAGTTGTTGAATTTTTTTCACAGCCGTCTCAGTTCTAttcacatttgctcagatggcaaataTTCTATGACGTTCCgagaattgcgtatgcatctgcgagtggatagcaaAGTGCGATGCATTTGAAATTTTGCACATGGCGTTTTCGTTCCTGTTGGGCAGCGCCTTTCTATTTGCAGACAACTGCAATTCCTCTGAATAGTGAACCATGCTGAATTATGCCCATAAAGTACAGTAGTATGCTTTGGAAACACATAAAAGAAAAGGGAGAGGTAAGGGTTTGTCCATATTTGCATATACCCATCTAAGATATCTGTAATGATTATGATCATGTAGAGTCCATGAGAGTAGATATACAGTACATGAAGGGGAAGACACAAGtaatgtatgattttttttttaaaagctgtCTAGTATAAATTATTTAGTGCATCGAAGAAAAACATGGCTTTCCTCATTTGTGTATAATTTAAAAGACAACCATATTACCAAGTGGCAGAAACCTACACCTTCAGCCAACTTGGATGTTATTTCATCCACCCTATTATCTTCTGGACATCCATGTAAGCGAAAGATCTCTTTAATAAATAATTGAGCAAGAATAGGAGCATACAGAAGACCATGGAGGAGAACGAAATGTGCCATTTTAAAAAATATTTCGACAATCACCCATATAGTAGTGGTTGGTATGGAATTGGCAAACATAATAGTTCACCAGCAGAACTCAGCCTGGAGTTTTTGTATTGGGCACAGACAGGGCCGGACTGTCCCACATTGGTACATGGGAAACCTTTGGTGGGACCCACTGACTGAGCCCAATCCCTCATCTGGAAATCagcttccagactgtgcacttgaattatacattatactgtacaggactgtaGTGTATTTTCGACattgcattcctgttattaatctggtacgttaTCATGCATGCATAGTTACATAgctacaatatgaagtggaggcactatagtgtggcataatatgaactggaggtacTGTaatgggcataatatgaactgggggcactgtaatgtgacataatatgaactggggatgcTATATATCATAATGAGAATTTGGAGTACTGTGTTGCTTAATGTTTACTGGCATCCCTACAATGAGGTattactatggtttagaaaataaACAAGGGCACTAATTTATTATGggccatacaattaacaactgctgtggagaggtgtctctctataaCAAAGTTTCTGaatacagtcctcaaggcaccccaatggtccagattataaggataaccatgcttaggcacaggtgaattaattagtaactcagtcaatttgatttaaacatctgtgctcagccatggttatccttaaaacttggatttttagggtgtcttgaggactgcatttgagaacctctgctctagaagcattgggacagggaccccttcaaaatgttgctacggagcccacaaatttctggctacgcccctgccttgCAGCCAGGAGTGCTTCTACAGGGCTGCccatgtccacattagctatgaagCTTCCCAGAGAGATCTTAGAATGCTCTGGGCAGTGCTTTACTTTTCAGAACTGATGGCTTGGACCCCTGTGTGTGATGTAATTACATCACAGGTTTAAGAGGTGGGGCAAGCAAAGGGCACTTTGGTGCCCTGCTGTGGCGCTGGTTATACTAGTCTCAATTTGTTCATAATTCCTAAACCTTCCTTGACCTTCAGATTATGGGTCGGATGCAATGATGCCTGAGTTCAggggccgtgcgggatgctgggcaaactctgacttttttttaatggGGCAATGACTTTCTGATTTATAgtacactagctgaatacccatgctttgctacAAGATGagaatggtaaattagaattatagttgttcgttaattgacattggttggagatctagtatataggcaaatcttgcttccctgacccactttgtgtagtagccggacccctttttggtcccccaagggaccctgctcttcccactatacaactctcagtctgtggcttcctgctgccttcattccccttcttacatcatgtcagtgcccctgtgaaatgatcgatttatttacagtttcttatatagtgcagcacattatgtatctcctgatatactctatgctgctggggaaccctgctatttccactatataacactcagtgtgttcgttcgtgctacctccattcccctcctgacatcatgtcactgctcctgtcgcaTGCAGCCCTGTCTttcctgacatatcatgcatctcctaatatactctgtgcttctggggaccctgctctcagcgtgtggcttcctgctacctccattcccctcctcacatcatgtcaatgccactgtcacatgaagccctgtcatcactgacatatcatgcatgtcctgatatagtctgtgctgctggcccacccctaggggtgctagaggtgtcttatccccgcagtgtttgtttccagattgtaagtcatatgcgtaataagtttggtgtaaattgcaccaggcattccagagttatgctgtctgctgaaatactctgtgctgctgcctcacaacTAGGGGTACCAAGGGTGTgctacccccacagtgtttattcccagattgtaagtcatatgtgtacctgggggggtaattcatacctgatcgctagcaagtaatttttgcactgttgtgatcagatagtcgacgctttcagggggagggtattttagctgtgctagtgtgcaaatgcatgtgtagcagagctgcaataactgattttgtgcagtctctgtgcagcccagaacttactcagccgctgcgatcacttcagcctgtccgggaccggaattgacgccaggaaccctccctgcaaacacatggacacacctgcatttttccaacccctcactgaaaacggtcagttgccacccacaaactccttcttccagtcaatctccatgcgaacgcccatgcaaatggatctgTCACACAAACCCATCTCTgagtggcgatctgctttgtaccaccttgccattgtggtgcatatgcatgcgtagttttgacctgatcacaggctgtgagaaaacacagcctagcaatcaggtctgaattacccccaagtttgctgtaaattgctccaggcattccggagttttgctggaatatacatatacacatacatacatacatacatacacacatccatttttggcgTTTTCCGTGTATGGGTAGTTACATTTGTAAAACTGGTTCTTAGCAAGcatctgggacctaaggagaagctacctgtcaagtttcaagattgtaggccttgtggtttaagatatttcgtgatgagtcaatcagtgagtcaatctccttttttgctcaggatttgtgttttctatcttatgtttgtctgagatccggcaacggaggtctcgcctgtagtgctgctggttctgcgagcgcaagataaggatatttttggattatatatatatatatatatatatatatatatatatatatatatatagatagataaggagTCAAATTACTCTCTTATAAATATAGAAAACAATGTGATGCTAGCAATGTAAAACATGCATAGTGCCAAttactgcacaacagaagaaaagtaATACCAATTTCTATTTTTAAAACTATAACCCCATACTGTAAGTGGTTGCATGTCATTGCTAGGCCATTTTAATATGTATTTGATGTCACATTTTAATAACAAATTAATTGGAAATTGAATAGCAAAGGATATAATGACAATATTGCAATCTAGATTAAGTCTCCCATACCctaaatgcttgagaccagaagtattttggatatcacatTTTTCTGTATTCTGGAATATTTgtaaaccataatgagatatttaagcacagaatgcacgtatgtttcctatacaccttatacacacagcctgaaggtcattttatacagttTTTTTAATAGttttgtgcataaaacaaagtttgtgaacattcaCAAAATTGAATTGATGTGTTAAACACTGGTCCACGTTTCCACTCTTTTCTCTGCTAATAATACATCAACCCCTTTATATCAGTGACATGCAATGAGGTCAATTGGCTAGTATTACAGCAAACATAAAAAATATTAGAATAGTACAActatgactataaaaattattagaaaaatacaatgggggagattcaaatgtttgaaaagtcagttgggagtctgttttttcctatctaatagacaggaaaaaatagacactcaaccgacttttaaaacatttgaattccactcaATGACTGAATAATCCAATATTAATACAATATTATGTTACATAATATATTGTGTtataaatgtattttttagatTATTGTAATCATGGTTATGGTCGAAACTCTGGAGTACACTGTAGTATGTCAGATGAGGCTCTGCCTACCCTGCCTACTGTACCATAACTACCTTGACTACACATCActtctatatacagatgtagccacgctcaatttTGCACCTGAGTGGTTGGTTGCAGCCCAGTGTATTAAGTCACACCCCGACTTAAGAAAATGTGGAccagtgtatatggtgtatatgaaagataaattcAAGTTTGAATTTACAGCCCCTAGGCATGAAGAAGTATGtgttgagcatggctacatctatattTAATTCTAAGGAAGATCCAAACCACAGAAAAAGTTTGTAGATATATTTATTACATATACATTTTAACTAACATACAGTAGTTTGTATGATAACATTTGGCACATTATTAATGTCAATCATTTGTTAATCAGTCACAAACTTTATTGAATAAATGATTTATTCGAACTTTCTTTTGTCTGCAGAATttttctcagcgctttcttaatctCTTTGTTTCGAAGACTGTAGATGATAGGGTTAAAGAGTGGAGTTAATACAGAATAATTGAGTGCCACTACTTTATCATATTCTGGAGTATAATTTATATGAGGCCTGATATACATGAATGCTATGCTTCCATAGAAGATGAGTACCACTATAAGATGAGAAGCACATGTGGAAAATGCCTTTTTCCGTCCTTCAGTAGAGTTCATTTTGAGAATACTTAATATAATCTTCACGTATGTCACAATAATGTAAAGAAAGGTCAAGAGAATCATGCACAGGCTAATAGTGAAGTCAATAATGATGTTGGAAGAGGTATCTGTACAGGCCAAATACAGAAGAGGAGAGGAATCACAGAAGAGGTGATTAATTTTATTAGGACCACAGAAAGGTAACTGCATGACTGAAATAAGAAGTGTAAGAGGGCTCATAAATCCAAATAGCCAACAACCTGAGACTAAAAGCTTGCAGTGCTTAGAGGTCATTATAGTGTGGTATCTCAGTGGGTTGCAGATTGCTACCATGCGGTCATAGGCCATGACATTTAACAAGTAGTTCTCAGTAATTCCTAATGAATGGAAAAGATACATTTGTACCATACAGTTACCAAATGCAATCTTCAACTTGCCTTTCCAAATAGCTGCTAGCATACAGGGAATGGTAACTGCTGTGTACCAAATCTCAAGGAAGGACAACATAGAGATAAACAAGTACATCGGAGTGTGGAGGTGTGCATCAACAAGAATTAATACTGAAATTGTTATATTGCCTGTAACTATCAGAATATAAGTCACTAATAGCAGTGTAAAGAATAAAAACCGAAATTGACCAATGTTGGAAAATCCTAAAATTGTAAAGTCagtaaaagttttattaaaatCCATTGATCCCAAAATATTGGAGCCTGAATGTAAAATGTAGATAAAAAAAtcaagggaaatatatatattatacaagaaAAATGACAATTAATATAAAATATTAACAAAATATAAAAGAGTTAATACAGAAGTGGTTGTATTCAAATTCTGGTTGCTATACATTCATTTTACTCATTTTTCAATATACAAAGAAACACTGTATTCAAAGATGTTGACAGTAAGTTCTGTGGCATTCACTTTTTACTTTTAAGGTGTGTGATGAGCTTGTATTTTatcactgcatatactgtatatccttTTGATGAGTACCCACACAGAATGATGAGGCTTAAGGTCAACTCTTCTCAATACAATTTTGAAATTTTGAAATATGAGATGTGGACGTTTCAAAATgcctaaaataaataaaaatgataagCAATTAAGAAATTAGATAAGAAATTTTACAAAAacatgtttgtttttaaaaaaaaatacaaattgtgCATTTAATTCTTGAGTAACAAATTTTGGTTAACCATTAACTGATGTAGTATCATTTCTTGTTTTCGCATTTTGTACACATtttgggggagatatactaagccttaaaagtgataaatttcacggtgataaattaccagccaattaactcctaactgtcatttttcaaatccagcctataAAATGGCAgcagggagctgattggctggtactttatctctctccactttatcactccccaaggcttagtaattagacccctTTTTCTGTAAAGAGTATTACAATACATGTCCCTACTGCAGGAGGTCGGCAACCATTTTCTTGTATTCCAGTCTGACAGCAATATGTTCCCTGGCAATATAGTTAAGTTAGGAGTGGTGGCCATTTTTCCTTGGTCTGAGCTCTGCCTTCCTTCAGTTaggtgctgtgtctggcagcaggtaatgatgatgttgttattattattattattattattatgctataGGACAGGGGTGGGTAACCTGCGCCCCTCCAGCtaatgttgaactacacatcctagcatgccctgcaacagtttaagcatggccaaatagcaaaactgtagcatggcatgctggtatatgtagttcagcaacagctggagggccaaagcttccccacccctgctataggatGAGCAGGCTCTGGTGTCAGGATGCTGTAATAGAAGGTGAGCAGGCACTGATGTCTTGTTATAGTACAGCTGGAGCAGACCTTGGTGCTTCACTATTATTGTGCAGGTGGGTTAAACTCTAGTGTCCTATTTATATAATACAGTGTATGCAGACTCCAttgttactataatacatgtggctatccaccaatcagagaaaACTGCAGTGTTAGCATGCACACTCAGAGAGCGACACTGACCCACCGCAGAGttggtttttaatttatttgaatttaaCAAGGACCTGTAATTAGTTAAATACAGTTACTTCcataggggctctactgtggtgtatcatGTATAGTGGTACTactattgcataatgtgtataagggtctctactgtggcgTAGCATGTTTAagtggctctactgtagtgtaatgtgtaaggggctctactgtgtgtcataacatgtataagaggcaccactttgtggtgtaatgtgtacaaggggtactaccgtgtggtgtactgagaataacagacactactgtgaagtGTAAagggaattggtactattctgggccacgtcccttctccatgaagccatgctcctatatTTTTAAAGCCCGCCTTCAGTGTGCACtatccctattttaaatattgggGGCCTCAAAGAAGACTTTCACCCGGAGCGCCACAGGTCTAGAACCGGCTCTGacaaggaggagtgcaggaaagagCATCACTGACCATTCTATCCCTAGTCACCACTTTTTCCAGAGATTGGCATCTGGAAAAAGGTTTCAgtctttcaagatcaaaacctcatGAAACAAGAACAGTTTATTTTCTATTGCAGTGGAACTCATCAGTAAGCCCCCTGCCTCTTATTGATT encodes the following:
- the LOC134979978 gene encoding olfactory receptor 6N2-like, whose product is MDFNKTFTDFTILGFSNIGQFRFLFFTLLLVTYILIVTGNITISVLILVDAHLHTPMYLFISMLSFLEIWYTAVTIPCMLAAIWKGKLKIAFGNCMVQMYLFHSLGITENYLLNVMAYDRMVAICNPLRYHTIMTSKHCKLLVSGCWLFGFMSPLTLLISVMQLPFCGPNKINHLFCDSSPLLYLACTDTSSNIIIDFTISLCMILLTFLYIIVTYVKIILSILKMNSTEGRKKAFSTCASHLIVVLIFYGSIAFMYIRPHINYTPEYDKVVALNYSVLTPLFNPIIYSLRNKEIKKALRKILQTKESSNKSFIQ